In one window of Brassica rapa cultivar Chiifu-401-42 chromosome A07, CAAS_Brap_v3.01, whole genome shotgun sequence DNA:
- the LOC103829936 gene encoding uncharacterized protein LOC103829936 isoform X2, translating into MSRYRFSEHSSRDRLASPLPTSPQGKKQTHKLKSPRSSSTENKLHQDSAHQTKTGLPMKSLLAQEMSKQTEPKRRSPSIIARLMGLDVLPPQSSSHRQQKPVENQQGSSCDGNKSLARRSSKEEQKFKDVFEVLDAKRAEGNGNLYHQGRVKAANLTQAEMAFIRQKFMEAKRLSTDEKLRHSKEFNDALEALDSNKDLLLKFLQQPDSLFTKHLHDLQTTPHKPHYSQPDKKPHRHGGGSHTRHASYDTLDLPNVELRKRSELQPTNIVVLKPNLGEPRYAGRAFASPSSSSDEFRADRRLLPCTINHVRQKSNEDNGLSRRSSRDSGEYSKIMSRQRKGSCSSAMSFEASGFRGYAGDESSSGSDSASESELVPVTSRTRTAFNRKNYHRSLPSKSSSSTTSSVSREAKRRLSERWKMTHKYEQEIEISRSGTLAEMLATSDREARPASFNGLSFEEGISKRVESNAQLSESPEPVGISSRDGWKGSSSRSFSKSKTIMNQESTYGYTIVLPKELISRDGLVKGSSSQSFMSTKSSRHGSNKSHSSNNSSPEVNRSPSLTKFLYMNHEIHQKGKLSSSKAGCSFSVDADSDTEDSSATDDIKTALSSEAPDLSTVTLLTDPDVSRMATEDVNHSSVPEQQSRESSKEGDQPSPVSVLEASFDDDDVSSSSECFESVSADLQGLRMQLQLLKLESATYNEGGMLISSDEDKEQEESSNITDEIVISQEDWKSLYLADLLDNSKLSNAGHNTVMETPVDPSLFQDLEKKYSSLKTSTRLERKFLFDQISRELMQILKQFPDPHPWVKPTRVCQKWDVNKIEETLLDLVTRKEEKPRKDDVEKREFEWLSLEDDIEIIGRDIEKMLTDELIAELVVDAIF; encoded by the exons ATGAGCAGATATAGATTCTCTGAGCACAGTTCCAGAGATCGTTTAGCTTCGCCACTGCCCACTTCTCCTCaag GAAAGAAACAGACTCACAAACTCAAGTCTCCAAGATCATCATC AACTGAAAACAAG CTGCATCAAGATTCTGCTCATCAAACCAAAACTGGATTACCAATGAAAAGCTTGCTAGCTCAAGAAATGTCAAAGCAGACAGAACCTAAAAGGAGATCACCGAGCATTATAGCCAGACTGATGGGACTCGACGTTTTGCCCCCTCAGAGCTCTTCCCACAGGCAACAAAAGCCTGTGGAGAATCAGCAAGGCAGTTCTTGTGATGGTAATAAGTCTCTGGCAAGAAGGAGCTCAAAGGAGGAGCAAAAGTTTAAAGATGTTTTCGAGGTTTTGGATGCAAAGAGGGCAGAGGGGAATGGAAACTTATATCACCAGGGGAGGGTGAAAGCTGCTAATCTCACTCAGGCAGAGATGGCTTTTATAAGGCAGAAGTTCATGGAGGCTAAGCGTTTATCAACGGATGAGAAGCTTCGTCATTCTAAAGAGTTTAATGATGCGCTTGAGGCTCTGGACTCTAACAAGGACCTCTTACTGAAGTTTCTCCAGCAACCAGATTCTTTATTCACTAAACATCTGCATGATCTTCAAACCACACCTCACAAGCCACATTACAGTCAACCAGATAAGAAGCCTCATCGGCATGGTGGTGGTTCTCATACTAGGCATGCTTCTTATGACACACTTGACTTACCAAATGTGGAGCTGAGAAAGAGAAGTGAGCTGCAGCCAACCAATATTGTTGTTCTGAAACCTAACCTCGGTGAGCCACGTTATGCTGGTAGAGCTTTTGCATCGCCAAGCTCTTCTTCCGATGAGTTCAGAGCAGATCGTAGGCTTCTTCCATGCACCATTAATCATGTCAGGCAGAAAAGTAATGAAGACAACGGCCTTTCAAGACGGAGTTCTAGAGATTCTGGAGAATATTCTAAAATAATGTCTAGGCAAAGGAAGGGGAGCTGTAGTAGTGCAATGAGCTTTGAGGCTTCAGGATTCAGAGGATACGCAGGTGATGAAAGCTCATCAGGGAGTGATTCCGCAAGTGAATCAGAGCTAGTGCCAGTAACTTCAAGAACAAGAACCGCCTTTAACCGCAAGAACTACCATAGATCTTTGCCTTCcaagtcatcatcatcaacaacatcaTCTGTGAGCAGGGAAGCCAAGAGGAGACTCTCAGAGAGATGGAAGATGACACACAAGTACGAGCAAGAGATAGAAATTAGTAGAAGCGGCACATTAGCTGAGATGCTTGCAACTTCAGATAGGGAGGCAAGGCCAGCAAGTTTTAACGGACTCAGTTTTGAAGAAGGGATTAGTAAAAGAGTTGAGAGCAATGCTCAGTTGTCTGAATCGCCAGAACCGGTTGGAATAAGTAGTAGAGATGGTTGGAAAGGATCATCTTCAAGAAGTTTTTCAAAATCCAAAACCATCATGAACCAGGAAAGCACTTATGGTTACACAATAGTGCTTCCTAAGGAGTTAATTAGTAGAGATGGATTAGTGAAGGGGAGCTCTTCTCAGTCTTTCATGTCAACCAAATCATCTAGACATGGTAGTAATAAATCTCATTCATCAAACAATAGTTCGCCAGAGGTCAACAGGAGCCCAAGTTTAACCAAGTTTCTTTATATGAACCACGAGATTCATCAAAAGGGGAAGCTCTCTTCTTCTAAAGCAGGTTGCAGTTTCTCAGTAGATGCAGATTCAGACACTGAGGATAGTTCAGCGACGGATGATATTAAGACGGCATTGTCTTCCGAAGCTCCAGATTTGTCAACTGTCACTTTGTTAACTGACCCT GATGTCTCAAGGATGGCAACTGAGGATGTAAATCATTCTTCGGTTCCTGAACAACAGTCTCGTGAAAGCTCAAAGGAAGGAGATCAACCAAGTCCAGTTTCAGTTCTAGAAGCTTCtttcgatgatgatgatgtttcaTCGAGTTCGGAATGCTTTGAGAGTGTTAGCGCTGATCTCCAAG GACTCAGGATGCAACTACAGCTCCTCAAACTAGAGTCAGCTACTTACAATGAAGGTGGAATGCTTATTTCGAGTGATGAAGACAAAGAACAAGAGGAGTCGTCAAATATAACTGATGAGATTGTGATCAGCCAAGAGGACTGGAAGTCACTATACTTAGCTGATCTCCTAGATAACTCCAAGTTGAGCAACGCAGGCCACAACACTGTCATGGAAACACCTGTGGATCCATCCTTGTTTCAGGATCTTGAGAAGAAGTACTCCAGCTTGAAAACCTCAACCCGGTTAGAAAGAAAGTTTCTATTTGATCAGATCAGCAGAGAGCTAATGCAGATACTAAAGCAGTTTCCGGATCCACACCCTTGGGTTAAACCCACAAGGGTTTGCCAGAAATGGGATGTGAACAAGATAGAAGAGACTCTGCTCGATTTGGTGACAAGAAAAGAGGAGAAACCAAGGAAAGATGATGTGGAGAAGAGGGAGTTTGAGTGGCTGAGTTTGGAAGATGACATTGAAATCATAGGTAGAGATATTGAGAAAATGCTGACAGATGAACTCATAGCAGAGCTTGTAGTAGATGCAATCTTCTAG
- the LOC103829939 gene encoding protein SLOW GREEN 1, chloroplastic — protein sequence MESLGRLQPFHLSFPKHPSFPPFRPLIRPNSSFKHTPIKASSSKSQNPITPLHKSTPFRLFKSTCITLTTAAALLFVNLRLKPPAIAAPVAPPPSTESKEHMTLEEEERALEEHLATHPPDVDSLRSLMEVKIRSRKLTEAVEVVDRLIKLEPEEPEWPVLKANIFTYSGEIDSATASFEEILAKDPLRVEAYHGLVMAYSDAGLDLKEVESRIEEAMLGCKKENNHNDFRDFKLLLAQIRVIEGKHSEALKLYRELVKEEPGDFRPYLCQGVIYMLLKKKDKAEEQFDKFRELVPENHPYREYFMDNLIASKLFSEKTQREMAGSES from the coding sequence ATGGAGTCTCTGGGAAGATTACAGCCATTTCACCTTTCCTTCCCGAAACACCCATCATTTCCCCCCTTCAGACCATTAATCCGACCAAACTCCTCTTTCAAACACACTCCAATCAAAGCTTCCTCCTCCAAATCCCAAAACCCTATCACCCCTCTCCACAAGTCCACACCTTTCCGCCTCTTCAAGTCCACATGCATCACTCTAACAACCGCCGCCGCCCTCCTCTTCGTCAACCTCCGGCTCAAACCTCCGGCGATTGCAGCTCCCGTCGCGCCTCCTCCGTCAACGGAAAGCAAAGAACACATGACCTTGGAAGAAGAGGAGAGAGCGCTTGAAGAGCATTTAGCAACTCACCCTCCTGACGTAGACTCTCTTCGTTCCTTAATGGAGGTAAAGATCAGATCTCGAAAACTCACAGAAGCGGTAGAAGTAGTCGACCGTTTGATCAAACTAGAACCAGAAGAACCAGAATGGCCTGTCCTTAAAGCTAACATCTTTACATACAGTGGAGAGATAGACTCAGCTACAGCTTCATTCGAAGAGATTCTTGCTAAGGACCCTCTTCGCGTCGAAGCTTATCACGGCTTGGTCATGGCTTACTCAGATGCAGGCCTGGACTTGAAAGAGGTGGAGAGTAGAATCGAAGAAGCAATGCTGGGATGCAAGAAGGAGAATAATCACAACGATTTTCGAGATTTTAAGCTTCTTTTGGCGCAGATTCGGGTGATTGAAGGGAAGCATAGTGAAGCATTGAAGCTTTATCGAGAGCTTGTGAAAGAAGAGCCAGGAGATTTCAGACCGTATCTTTGTCAAGGAGTTATATACATGTTGctgaagaagaaagataaaGCAGAGGAACAGTTTGATAAGTTTAGAGAACTTGTGCCTGAGAATCATCCTTACAGAGAGTATTTCATGGATAATTTGATTGCTTCCAAGCTTTTCTCAGAGAAGACGCAGCGCGAGATGGCTGGATCAGAGAGTTGA
- the LOC103831377 gene encoding splicing factor SF3a60 homolog has protein sequence MTSSSLLEQTRSRHEEIERLERLIVEELRKTTEPASGMERLVKGHRVRNMVQSIMLKTNKLVETYEDKDRTMETEIAMLGETYLFYHRLEEMRECHRKLHLSGHLVDDNDASEDYIALVTKEVPVIAFSEEEGLTYKEMEKERERDQEAYAKSRVYHPHWLKNLRELQHEFKCEICGNQSYKGRRSFKMHFKEAQHQRGMRLLGIPSTNSLKEVTTIDEAEELWRRIKWQGMCIWRPELEE, from the coding sequence ATGACGTCATCGTCTCTCCTCGAGCAAACTCGCTCCAGACACGAGGAGATTGAAAGATTGGAGCGGTTGATCGTGGAAGAGCTACGAAAGACGACAGAACCGGCGTCCGGTATGGAGAGATTGGTCAAGGGACATCGTGTACGTAACATGGTACAGTCTATCATGCTTAAAACTAATAAACTTGTTGAAACGTATGAAGATAAAGATAGGACGATGGAAACTGAGATAGCAATGCTTGGTGAAACATATTTGTTTTACCATCGTTTGGAGGAGATGCGTGAGTGTCATAGGAAGCTTCATCTTTCTGGGCATCTTGTTGATGATAATGATGCTAGTGAGGACTATATAGCACTTGTGACAAAGGAAGTACCAGTTATTGCGTTTAGTGAAGAGGAAGGCTTGACGTATAAAGAGATGGAAAAAGAACGTGAGAGGGATCAGGAAGCTTATGCCAAATCAAGAGTTTACCATCCGCATTGGCTCAAGAATCTTCGTGAACTTCAGCATGAGTTTAAATGTGAGATATGTGGGAACCAGAGCTAtaaaggaagaagaagcttcaAGATGCATTTTAAAGAAGCGCAACACCAACGGGGTATGCGTCTCTTGGGAATCCCAAGCACAAACAGTCTTAAAGAAGTCACTACGATTGATGAAGCAGAGGAATTATGGAGGAGGATAAAGTGGCAAGGAATGTGCATATGGAGGCCAGAACTTGAAGAATAA
- the LOC103829937 gene encoding protein SODIUM POTASSIUM ROOT DEFECTIVE 3 isoform X1, which produces MFCASQASTATASHDERSVAARAIDRHNPIIKDGRRSFTAPCSSGDDYIAPYRQLSKVTRIPSTSGEGKMIQVVEKGRKSTSGSLLKLSDNISLARKSFGCVAGPACDVTESTPPGSTRYLLGSEPVSSGKDTVVTEEGEPSLAKRGTGAADEDKKKTSSGSDQASKVVVLRVSLHCHCRGCQGKVKKHLSRMQGVTSFSIDFASKKVTVTGDVTPLEVLGCLSKVKNAQFWTPPPPPPSSLPRATLEN; this is translated from the exons ATGTTTTGTGCATCGCAAGCATCGACGGCTACCGCTAGCCATGACGAACGGAGCGTTGCAGCTCGAGCCATCGACCGTCATAATCCCATTATCAAAGATGGTCGGAGATCTTTCACGGCACCTTGCTCTTCCGGCGACGACTACATTGCACCATACCGTCAGCTTTCGAAAGTTACGAGGATACCCTCCACCTCCGGTGAAGGGAAGATGATTCAGGTGGTGGAGAAAGGAAGAAAGAGCACTTCAGGGTCGTTGCTGAAGCTCAGTGATAACATCAGCTTAGCGAGGAAGAGTTTTGGATGTGTTGCGGGACCTGCGTGTGACGTTACTGAAAGCACACCTCCTGGTTCTACTAGGTATCTTCTTGGATCCGAACCGGTTTCTTCGGGTAAGGATACGGTTGTAACGGAGGAGGGTGAACCTTCTTTGGCGAAGAGAGGCACTGGTGCTGCCGACGAAGATAAGAAGAAGACTTCTTCTGGTTCAGACCAGGCAAGTAAA GTGGTTGTTCTTAGAGTGTCTCTTCACTGTCATTGCAGAGGCTGTCAAGGCAAAGTGAAGAAACATTTATCTAGAATGCAAG GTGTGACATCTTTCAGCATAGATTTTGCATCAAAGAAGGTAACTGTGACTGGAGACGTCACTCCCTTGGAAGTACTAGGCTGCCTCTCAAAGGTCAAAAATGCCCAATTCTGGACACCACCTCCTCCACCTCCATCATCACTCCCAAGGGCAACTCTTGAAAACTAA
- the LOC103829936 gene encoding uncharacterized protein LOC103829936 isoform X1 → MSRYRFSEHSSRDRLASPLPTSPQGKKQTHKLKSPRSSSPQFHSFHFEKALTENKLHQDSAHQTKTGLPMKSLLAQEMSKQTEPKRRSPSIIARLMGLDVLPPQSSSHRQQKPVENQQGSSCDGNKSLARRSSKEEQKFKDVFEVLDAKRAEGNGNLYHQGRVKAANLTQAEMAFIRQKFMEAKRLSTDEKLRHSKEFNDALEALDSNKDLLLKFLQQPDSLFTKHLHDLQTTPHKPHYSQPDKKPHRHGGGSHTRHASYDTLDLPNVELRKRSELQPTNIVVLKPNLGEPRYAGRAFASPSSSSDEFRADRRLLPCTINHVRQKSNEDNGLSRRSSRDSGEYSKIMSRQRKGSCSSAMSFEASGFRGYAGDESSSGSDSASESELVPVTSRTRTAFNRKNYHRSLPSKSSSSTTSSVSREAKRRLSERWKMTHKYEQEIEISRSGTLAEMLATSDREARPASFNGLSFEEGISKRVESNAQLSESPEPVGISSRDGWKGSSSRSFSKSKTIMNQESTYGYTIVLPKELISRDGLVKGSSSQSFMSTKSSRHGSNKSHSSNNSSPEVNRSPSLTKFLYMNHEIHQKGKLSSSKAGCSFSVDADSDTEDSSATDDIKTALSSEAPDLSTVTLLTDPDVSRMATEDVNHSSVPEQQSRESSKEGDQPSPVSVLEASFDDDDVSSSSECFESVSADLQGLRMQLQLLKLESATYNEGGMLISSDEDKEQEESSNITDEIVISQEDWKSLYLADLLDNSKLSNAGHNTVMETPVDPSLFQDLEKKYSSLKTSTRLERKFLFDQISRELMQILKQFPDPHPWVKPTRVCQKWDVNKIEETLLDLVTRKEEKPRKDDVEKREFEWLSLEDDIEIIGRDIEKMLTDELIAELVVDAIF, encoded by the exons ATGAGCAGATATAGATTCTCTGAGCACAGTTCCAGAGATCGTTTAGCTTCGCCACTGCCCACTTCTCCTCaag GAAAGAAACAGACTCACAAACTCAAGTCTCCAAGATCATCATCTCCTCAGTTTCATTCTTTCCACTTTGAGAAAGCTCTAACTGAAAACAAG CTGCATCAAGATTCTGCTCATCAAACCAAAACTGGATTACCAATGAAAAGCTTGCTAGCTCAAGAAATGTCAAAGCAGACAGAACCTAAAAGGAGATCACCGAGCATTATAGCCAGACTGATGGGACTCGACGTTTTGCCCCCTCAGAGCTCTTCCCACAGGCAACAAAAGCCTGTGGAGAATCAGCAAGGCAGTTCTTGTGATGGTAATAAGTCTCTGGCAAGAAGGAGCTCAAAGGAGGAGCAAAAGTTTAAAGATGTTTTCGAGGTTTTGGATGCAAAGAGGGCAGAGGGGAATGGAAACTTATATCACCAGGGGAGGGTGAAAGCTGCTAATCTCACTCAGGCAGAGATGGCTTTTATAAGGCAGAAGTTCATGGAGGCTAAGCGTTTATCAACGGATGAGAAGCTTCGTCATTCTAAAGAGTTTAATGATGCGCTTGAGGCTCTGGACTCTAACAAGGACCTCTTACTGAAGTTTCTCCAGCAACCAGATTCTTTATTCACTAAACATCTGCATGATCTTCAAACCACACCTCACAAGCCACATTACAGTCAACCAGATAAGAAGCCTCATCGGCATGGTGGTGGTTCTCATACTAGGCATGCTTCTTATGACACACTTGACTTACCAAATGTGGAGCTGAGAAAGAGAAGTGAGCTGCAGCCAACCAATATTGTTGTTCTGAAACCTAACCTCGGTGAGCCACGTTATGCTGGTAGAGCTTTTGCATCGCCAAGCTCTTCTTCCGATGAGTTCAGAGCAGATCGTAGGCTTCTTCCATGCACCATTAATCATGTCAGGCAGAAAAGTAATGAAGACAACGGCCTTTCAAGACGGAGTTCTAGAGATTCTGGAGAATATTCTAAAATAATGTCTAGGCAAAGGAAGGGGAGCTGTAGTAGTGCAATGAGCTTTGAGGCTTCAGGATTCAGAGGATACGCAGGTGATGAAAGCTCATCAGGGAGTGATTCCGCAAGTGAATCAGAGCTAGTGCCAGTAACTTCAAGAACAAGAACCGCCTTTAACCGCAAGAACTACCATAGATCTTTGCCTTCcaagtcatcatcatcaacaacatcaTCTGTGAGCAGGGAAGCCAAGAGGAGACTCTCAGAGAGATGGAAGATGACACACAAGTACGAGCAAGAGATAGAAATTAGTAGAAGCGGCACATTAGCTGAGATGCTTGCAACTTCAGATAGGGAGGCAAGGCCAGCAAGTTTTAACGGACTCAGTTTTGAAGAAGGGATTAGTAAAAGAGTTGAGAGCAATGCTCAGTTGTCTGAATCGCCAGAACCGGTTGGAATAAGTAGTAGAGATGGTTGGAAAGGATCATCTTCAAGAAGTTTTTCAAAATCCAAAACCATCATGAACCAGGAAAGCACTTATGGTTACACAATAGTGCTTCCTAAGGAGTTAATTAGTAGAGATGGATTAGTGAAGGGGAGCTCTTCTCAGTCTTTCATGTCAACCAAATCATCTAGACATGGTAGTAATAAATCTCATTCATCAAACAATAGTTCGCCAGAGGTCAACAGGAGCCCAAGTTTAACCAAGTTTCTTTATATGAACCACGAGATTCATCAAAAGGGGAAGCTCTCTTCTTCTAAAGCAGGTTGCAGTTTCTCAGTAGATGCAGATTCAGACACTGAGGATAGTTCAGCGACGGATGATATTAAGACGGCATTGTCTTCCGAAGCTCCAGATTTGTCAACTGTCACTTTGTTAACTGACCCT GATGTCTCAAGGATGGCAACTGAGGATGTAAATCATTCTTCGGTTCCTGAACAACAGTCTCGTGAAAGCTCAAAGGAAGGAGATCAACCAAGTCCAGTTTCAGTTCTAGAAGCTTCtttcgatgatgatgatgtttcaTCGAGTTCGGAATGCTTTGAGAGTGTTAGCGCTGATCTCCAAG GACTCAGGATGCAACTACAGCTCCTCAAACTAGAGTCAGCTACTTACAATGAAGGTGGAATGCTTATTTCGAGTGATGAAGACAAAGAACAAGAGGAGTCGTCAAATATAACTGATGAGATTGTGATCAGCCAAGAGGACTGGAAGTCACTATACTTAGCTGATCTCCTAGATAACTCCAAGTTGAGCAACGCAGGCCACAACACTGTCATGGAAACACCTGTGGATCCATCCTTGTTTCAGGATCTTGAGAAGAAGTACTCCAGCTTGAAAACCTCAACCCGGTTAGAAAGAAAGTTTCTATTTGATCAGATCAGCAGAGAGCTAATGCAGATACTAAAGCAGTTTCCGGATCCACACCCTTGGGTTAAACCCACAAGGGTTTGCCAGAAATGGGATGTGAACAAGATAGAAGAGACTCTGCTCGATTTGGTGACAAGAAAAGAGGAGAAACCAAGGAAAGATGATGTGGAGAAGAGGGAGTTTGAGTGGCTGAGTTTGGAAGATGACATTGAAATCATAGGTAGAGATATTGAGAAAATGCTGACAGATGAACTCATAGCAGAGCTTGTAGTAGATGCAATCTTCTAG
- the LOC103829937 gene encoding protein SODIUM POTASSIUM ROOT DEFECTIVE 3 isoform X2 — MFCASQASTATASHDERSVAARAIDRHNPIIKDGRRSFTAPCSSGDDYIAPYRQLSKVTRIPSTSGEGKMIQVVEKGRKSTSGSLLKLSDNISLARKSFGCVAGPACDVTESTPPGSTRYLLGSEPVSSGKDTVVTEEGEPSLAKRGTGAADEDKKKTSSGSDQVVVLRVSLHCHCRGCQGKVKKHLSRMQGVTSFSIDFASKKVTVTGDVTPLEVLGCLSKVKNAQFWTPPPPPPSSLPRATLEN; from the exons ATGTTTTGTGCATCGCAAGCATCGACGGCTACCGCTAGCCATGACGAACGGAGCGTTGCAGCTCGAGCCATCGACCGTCATAATCCCATTATCAAAGATGGTCGGAGATCTTTCACGGCACCTTGCTCTTCCGGCGACGACTACATTGCACCATACCGTCAGCTTTCGAAAGTTACGAGGATACCCTCCACCTCCGGTGAAGGGAAGATGATTCAGGTGGTGGAGAAAGGAAGAAAGAGCACTTCAGGGTCGTTGCTGAAGCTCAGTGATAACATCAGCTTAGCGAGGAAGAGTTTTGGATGTGTTGCGGGACCTGCGTGTGACGTTACTGAAAGCACACCTCCTGGTTCTACTAGGTATCTTCTTGGATCCGAACCGGTTTCTTCGGGTAAGGATACGGTTGTAACGGAGGAGGGTGAACCTTCTTTGGCGAAGAGAGGCACTGGTGCTGCCGACGAAGATAAGAAGAAGACTTCTTCTGGTTCAGACCAG GTGGTTGTTCTTAGAGTGTCTCTTCACTGTCATTGCAGAGGCTGTCAAGGCAAAGTGAAGAAACATTTATCTAGAATGCAAG GTGTGACATCTTTCAGCATAGATTTTGCATCAAAGAAGGTAACTGTGACTGGAGACGTCACTCCCTTGGAAGTACTAGGCTGCCTCTCAAAGGTCAAAAATGCCCAATTCTGGACACCACCTCCTCCACCTCCATCATCACTCCCAAGGGCAACTCTTGAAAACTAA